The sequence CACGGACCAGCGCGGCGTCGGTCGGCACCCGGTGGCTGCCGAGCGTCGCGACGTACCCGATCGCCTCGACCAGGTTCGTCTTGCCCTGCCCGTTGGGTCCGACGAGCGCCGTGATACCCGGGTCGAGCTCGAGCTCGACGTGCGGGTAGGAGCGGAAGTCCGTCAGGTGCAGGTGCGCGACGTACATCGAGGTGGCGAGGCTCCGGCTGGGCTCGGGGTCAGGCTGACGGCGGGACCGCGGCGCCGGCCGCGGGCGTCGTGCTCGTGACCGGGCCGGTGGTGCCGGCCGGCTTCACCGCGTGGCCGCCGAACTGCTGGCGCAGCGCCGCGACGGCCTTCATCGCGGGCGACTCGCCCTGCCGCGAGGCGAACCGCGCGAACAGCGCGGCCGAGATCACCGGGGCGGGGACGGCGAGGTCGATCGCCTCGTCGACGGTCCAGCGGCCCTCGCCCGAGTCCTCGACCCAGTCGTCGATCGCGGCCAGGCCCGGGTCCTCCTGCAACGCGCGGACCAGCAGCTCGAGCAGCCACGACCGCACGACCGTGCCCTTGGTCCACGCCTGCATGGTCCCGTGCACGTCCGTGACCAGGTCCTTCGCGGCCAGGAGCTCGTAGCCCTCCGCGTACGCCTGCATCAGTCCGTACTCGATGCCGTTGTGCACCATCTTCGCGTAGTGCCCCGCACCGACCTTGCCCGCGTGCACGAACCCGTCGGCGCGCTCACCCTCCGGGCGCAGCGCGTCGAACACCGGCATCACGCGCTCGACCGACGCGGCGTCGCCGCCGACCATGAGCCCGTACCCGTTCTTCAGGCCCCAGACGCCACCCGAGACCCCGGCGTCGAGGAACCCGATGCCACGCTCGCGCAGCAGCGCCGCGTGCGGCTCGTCGTCCTGGTAGTACGAGTTCCCGCCGTCGATGA is a genomic window of Cellulomonas fulva containing:
- the gnd gene encoding phosphogluconate dehydrogenase (NAD(+)-dependent, decarboxylating) codes for the protein MKIGLVGLGKMGANMRERIRGAGIEVVGFDRNPDVTDVPSLEALVESMPAGERVVWVMVPSGEITDGVINDLAGLLAEGDVVIDGGNSYYQDDEPHAALLRERGIGFLDAGVSGGVWGLKNGYGLMVGGDAASVERVMPVFDALRPEGERADGFVHAGKVGAGHYAKMVHNGIEYGLMQAYAEGYELLAAKDLVTDVHGTMQAWTKGTVVRSWLLELLVRALQEDPGLAAIDDWVEDSGEGRWTVDEAIDLAVPAPVISAALFARFASRQGESPAMKAVAALRQQFGGHAVKPAGTTGPVTSTTPAAGAAVPPSA